A stretch of DNA from Deltaproteobacteria bacterium:
GAGGGGGTGATTTCTTTTGGTTGCGGCTCTGCCGCGCTGTGTCCTCTGTGGCGAAAAAAAAGCCGGGGACTCCTGAAAACTGCCCCGGCTTCTTTCTCCGATTGATTTCTTAAATCAGAGGCTGCTCTCCGGCGGTAGGCAGTTCCCCTCCCTATGGACGCCTCGCCACCACCAGTTACGATTCTCTCTCCCCCTTCCCCGCCCCTTAGCAGGAAGAGCAGGATGGAAGGAAGGGTGTTGTTTTATCCTGGACGGATCAGAAATCATTTTGGCCTACAAACTCCGGGGATAGGAACCCAAAAGTTTTAAAAAAAGAACTTTCTTTTTCAATTCAGTTGCCGCCTCGTGAATGTGCGGGTCCGTGGTATGGCCTTCAAAGTCCAGAAAAAAGACGTATTCCCAGGGCTTATCCTTAATGGGCCGGGATTCGATTTTGGTCAGGTTGATCGCCTTCTCGGAAAAGGGTTTTAGGATTTCGTAAAGAGATCCCGGCGAATCCGGGATGGAAAACAGGAGCGAGGTTTTATCCCTTCCTGTTCTGTCGCTGACCTGGGGCCCGAGAACCAAAAAGCGCGTGTAATTGTTTAGGTA
This window harbors:
- a CDS encoding ACT domain-containing protein, yielding YLNNYTRFLVLGPQVSDRTGRDKTSLLFSIPDSPGSLYEILKPFSEKAINLTKIESRPIKDKPWEYVFFLDFEGHTTDPHIHEAATELKKKVLFLKLLGSYPRSL